The Podarcis raffonei isolate rPodRaf1 chromosome 7, rPodRaf1.pri, whole genome shotgun sequence nucleotide sequence CAGTGAAAAGATCAGGGCTCATAATTGCATGCATTTGGACCTTTTGTACTGGCTGTGGGATCATCTTCATCCTTTATTATGAATCGAAGTACGTCGTCATGTGTCTCATCACAATGTTCTTCACTATGTTGTTCCTCATGGTCTCGCTGTACATACACATGTTCCTTTTGGCTCGTACTCATGTCAAGAGGATAGCAGCCTTGCCAGGATATAATTCCGTTCACCAGAGGACCAGCATGAAAGGTGCCATCACCCTGACTATGCTGCTGGGCATCTTCATTGTCTGCTGGGCTCCATTTTTCCTCCATCTCATCCTGATGATATCCTGCCCTCAGAATCTCTACTGCATTTGCTTCATGTCACACTTCAACATGTACCTCATCCTCATCATGTGCAATTCAGTTATCGATCCCTTGATCTACGCCTTCCGAAGCCAGGAAATGCGAAAGACTTTCAAGGAGATCATCTGCTGCTACAGCATAAGAATGGTCTGCGGACTGCCCAGCAAGTATTAGGGGAAATGTGAATTTGGGTTAAAAGAACAAAACTTCTTAAgaggctctctagatgttgttggatttgaACCTCCCAGCTGAATGGTTAATGGGCTGATGGAAACTgtcgtccaacaacatttggatggtcacatgttccccatccctcttcTGCAGATTTTATTGTTCCATATGGAATGCTATGTCCGGCTTGTGATAGTGGTCATTTCAGTGCGGGAACCTGAAATTTCTCTCACTGAAATTACTCATTTTGGACAGTTTTCCATGGGCTCGCATAAACATGAGTGGCGTCTGTTTACTATATGAAAGCACTTAGGGTGGAGGAGATAACCCAGCACTgatactgacacacacacacacacacacactgactaaATAACTGTGCAAGTGGAACTACTTCTACCCCATTCTCCTTACCcctaattttttttggagggttCCCCCAACAtcctggagcagatttgagggtGGCACAGGGCACATGGggtggaagggagagggagggatagTCCTGTTGTGCAAGTAGAAGTCATTTAACTCACacaattatttagttaaatattgaCATCTGCCTATCTATctatggcatgtgtgtgtgtatacacaccagTGTGCAAAGGAGCAGAATCTATATTTTTCATTTTCCTAACTAGTGACTGTAAATATATTTGTTTCATTCCCTTTGCACTGCATGAAACCCTGGTGAGTTTTAAACCAAACAATGCATTTGTTGGCATCCTTTAGCTCTGATAGGATCTGTCAGGTACAGAGTGAAGAGTTTCCTTCACAGACTCTGATTAATACTAGGTGACAAATAGAATTTGCAAATGCCAGGCTCCATGTGCCTCAGCCTCTATGAGGATGGCCAAGAGATATTTAGACAGACCCACACAGCTCTTCatgattttaaaaacaagaacagcacaACAGATGAATGTAACCAAAATATTTTCTTATGTGGAATGCAAATTCTGAAGACGTCCATTTTGTTGTGTCTGTTACTTGTCGATAGAAACGTGGCTAAAAAGCCTGCTGTAGAACTGTAATAGAAATAACTAGTCAGAGTAGACCACTGGTGGGTGAAGGGGAATGGATGGTCCAACTCTGCAGCCCAGTCATTTTGGTTTACACAGACAGCACTGCTGTTGTGTGGCACAGGGAAGCAGGATGGACTGGGATAGAAGAGAGTCCAGGAGCAGCTCCGCAAATGGCATCCCAGTGCTGATCATTGGCTTGCAAATAGCAGCGGCAGTGCCTCTTGTGTTGCTgtatcattaaaaaagaaaagtgggtggagcaagacCTCTGCCTCCAACATAGGAAACAGCTCTAGCTTCTGCAATGCGAATGTATTTTGGTATTATGACAGCTAAATTCCATTTACAGATCAGCTGCTCATCAGGTGCCCACTGACCTGTGCATAGCTCACTTGTTTTGATGAGATAACCTGTGCCCATGTTTACAAATGCACTTGAAGATACGCAAGGACACTTTTCAGTGAGGAAAAATGGTGGACTTTATGCGCCTTTCATATTAAAGATGCGTTAGAAACAGGGATGGTTAGAAACATTgtggaattgtaaagttggaagggagcgtgaggatcatctagcccaaccccttgcaatgcaggaatctttcatccaacatggggctcaaagccACAAccttagattaagagtctcatgctctaccaactgagctatcccatttGAAAGCCCAAATCAGAAAGAAGACCTGCAAACATGGGGCTCATCATAGGCATATACAGTACCGCAAGTCTCTGGTTGCAAAAGAGCtccaattttcttttttgggaGGATGACAAAGGTCCTATGATGTAGAGACCTTGACCCTATTTGCATGAGCCTATTATTTCCTATTGAGAGTATCAACAATCAGTGTCATTAAAAACTCCTACCATGCTCAGAGTAAATGGGGCATGAATTAAGCACCTTTAAATTTccgctgatttcagtgggagagttaaGCATATGCTGAAATCTCTTTTGAATTAAATAGGATTTAATGTTGCCTAGATTAATgtcctaggtttttttttttagcactGCAGGAACTGAATTCCAGAATCTATAGAACACATCCATTTCTTCACCCTGAGTGTGTATTTCAATGTCGAATCAAGAGGATTATTACCTTTGTGATTGTTCCAAGGTCAATACTGAGAAGCATTAAAGCACATTCTCATCTACACAGCAACTACGCAGTCAACCTTGGGAAGTCATTTTAGAAAAATGCGGAGGAACAGACATACCTGTAGGCTCCATCATTCTCAAGGAACAATTGCTTTTGGAAATTATGCTTTCGGGGAATTGCAGTGTTtaggaaggtgagaggtgggttttttttcaAGGCATTAGTCTTCCAGAAAATATAGTGGATCTGCAAGATaccttttaaaattttttttatgTGTGCATTCATACATAAAATGCAATAACATGCAATTAATAGTTTTCTAACATATACTTGAAATCCTCTTGAGCTTTCAGTACAAAGTATAAATCTCAAAGTTTCAGCAGTGAACTTGTTTTAGGGCAAAGTTTTTTCAGGGCCAAATGTAGTCTTCAGACTGCTTGTAGGTCTTGGAACCAGGAAGCAGTATAGTGTAGTGCTTGATGTATTGGAAAGAGATAATTCTTTTGGTAGGGCTTTTAACTTTGGTTAAAAACTAAGTGATGGAAACTGTGGAAGAAACGTGCATTATTGAATTGTGCATAAGCAGATTTGCCTTTCTGTTGAATAATATTTTCATGTTTTCCTAAATATCTGACTATGCCTTCCATCACTGTGACATTGGGAAAATGATAACATTTTCTTATTTTCATCCCTGCAACATCTATATGAATCAGGGTGTTATCTCATTCTGCTGATGGGACACTGAGGCTAGGGGATTGCGACAGCATAATGTGACAATAACATACTTACTGAACCCATGACAGCATAATGAGGTAATAACTGAAGTAGAATTTGAACTTATATGGATTTCCTTATGCTCAGGTTCAACTACACTAGAATTGTGTAGTGAATTTGAATTTAGATGAATGACTttccatgatttttttttaatgactggacTTAGTTAATTCTTACCATACAGTCATAAGGGTGGCTAAGGGGTCAAAAGTCAGTTAAACCACGTCCTCCTTTGTCCCTTTCccaaatctttcttttttctacaTTTCCCTCCCATGTTTCCaatggaagggaaataaaagggtGATATTTACATTATCCCCTGAGCTGGTATAAAATTCTTCTAGGTTGGGGGAGTGGGATGGATGCAGATTCTTTAACTACAAATCTTTCCACAGTCTTCCCCAGCATATCCCCAACTCTTATATCATCTGCTTTTTGACCTTAGTGATTTTGGAGTTCCACAGAAGTTGCCACAGCTGTGGAGGGGTGATGGGGTCGGGCAGAATCTAATACTagatcttcctctctctttcttcagcCCTGgtcataggattgtagcctaaaacCTACACGAATGCATTGTGGTAGAGCCCAATACTGATGGTATTAGCAGTCTGAACTGCTGTGCCATGGTGAATTTTGTTTGTAGCATTAAGAATGGAGAGttcatattatttattgttatattgtaaaaaggacaagatgcaTCCTATTTGTTCCATAAGGAAATCACAGTCTTCAGTGGGCATTCCATTTAAACATGATATAGATAATATTGAAAATTGAAAATTTCAGCTGGATAGTTTAAAAGATTTTGTTGAAATGTACATAATCTCATTTTCTCTGGAATTTTACTTGAAATAAAAATACACGTCTCTGATGTAGTTTTGAAATGGGTTGAAATTGAATTATAGAACTTTCCTGTGCTTGCCTGTGAATGATAGCACATCTCTGTCAtttttaacagtacagtggtacctctggttgagaacgggatccattccagaggctcGTTTACAACGTGAAAGgcccgtaacctgaagcatcgtatctgcgcaggtgtgcgGTGTGATTTGGTGCTtgcgcgcatgcgcaaagcgtgatttagcgcttctgcgcatgcgtgagcagcaaaacacagaagtaaccctttccggtacttccggattgccacgggacgcaacctgaaaaaatgtaacatgaagcaaacgtaaaaTGAGGTATGACCGTATCAGTAAGACTGCAACTGGCCTATTTTAGTAGGCTTGTCTTCTAGAGTAAaatcacacattttaatttctcagTTTAAATGCATGTattaactgcattttaaaagtcaaTTTTATTCTTGATTGCAAAAGAAATAGGATTGTCTCCAAATTTGTGTGAGTAGAAGGCAGTTCATGCAGAAGGCTTTCCCTTCTGCCCTTCTCCCACGCAGACCCAAAAAGTCACTCGCTGAGGCAGGGAGCATCTACCAAACAGTGCAGgatattgtcagggactggctggatgacaaGGAGTGGTGCAAGGCACCTGATGGCGAACCCCTAGGAAAGCCTCAGTGGAGGAAGGTTCAGAGCATGAGGAATGGTAGTGGGACACTGAGGACAGGTCAGAAGAtgaaggagggaggagaatgGTGGGCCactgaagaagcaacaggcttGAGAGGGAAGAGCCAAGGGCAGAAAGCTGTTCAGACTCAAAACATGAAGCAAGAGTCCTGTCCCACTGTGTTTATGGCTACGTGAGCAATCTCCAGAAGAGAAGGGGTCTTGGGGGCAAGTGTGAAGGAGGAACCATCAGTCCTGGAAACTGTGCTATGGAAGCTGGTCTTGCCTTGAGACTTCTTTGTGTTGTCTGCTGTTTTCTTGAATAAAGAATTAAACTTCCTGCTCGTCTCTATGTTTGAGTGCTGACCTATGTCAGAGCCAGCCCTGACTGATATGTTGTTTCATACAGGGCTGAAGTGGGAGGGTATCCTAAATTGCCCAAAATCAGGCAGAGAAGTCTCATCCTCAGTGTCTCTTTTCCCGATGACATTCTGGAAGGTTAAATGTACATTGATGGTGTGGAATAAATGCTAAAAATAAAGAAGGGAAGCCATTGTATGCACAGATATCCATGTATGGATGCAGGACAATGTACTTTGGACCATGTTCATTGTGATTTGAGAAGCAAAGTCACTTAACATTAGAAAACATATTGTGAATAAAATGATTGAACAAGTCCCTGTACGGACAGTGCACagaatatttatttcataaactttATACACCACGAGATTATGAAAACCCacaaagtggtatacaaaaagataaaacaaaagaatcaagaaaaattaacaaccaTATGCATATTCCTGTACATATTTGTCTAGACTGTATTTACTAGTTATGTGGATATTCCTGTAATGGAAAATTAATGTTCATAAAGCAGAAGAGTGAAAATGCACAAACCGTACCTCTGCATTATTTGTAGTATATAACTTGTAGTTTTAGATTGTATGCACACACATTCTATTTATATGAGCACAAAATCCAGTTCAGGGTTCaagcccactgaattcagtaggtaTAAACTAACAACTGTGTGACTCGTTATCTGTGTCCATGTGtgcattatatgctcaaactccATGGTGTGCAAATATAATTGGAAATTATATTCCTATTTAATGAGGAGGAATATGAAAGGACTGAGCTACAGGTGCCAGGAATAACTTCTCACCTGAAGTGAGGGTTGAAAGTGCCATGTGTGAGCTAATGAGCAAACACATGGCAGgtgccattctctctctctctctttttaaaatattttttactggaattttatttacaacataaaataaccccccaccccccaacacacaatccaccctcattaaacgtgaacataacatacagtgagcataacatacaacaatgcaaacaatgaaataaaagacttcctttatcccgtatctggcctccttatttacttctcaTAAACTGTtttctttatgaataattattaagatttttctaattataacttaaatatccacaaagtctcctgcagacattaatcaaaacaagtccaggtatgtattttagggcactgttttgtgaagtattctctgcattttccccatgctttttgaaactcttgtctagtgtgatctctaactgcctctgttaatctagccagttcagtTTAATCTAACAGTTTGTcatgccattccttttttgttggcacaatttcttttttccagtttttagcaattaggatccttgccgctcctgtggcatagaggaatattttctgatcttctcttgctatacctgtgtccattatccctagtagaaaagcaTCTGtgtttttcataaagttatacttaaacatttttttaagctcgtcatatactgtgttccagaagcttttgattttttcacaggtccaccaaacatgtataagtgtcccctctgttttaccacacctccagcacagatttgtttttgtcttatacattttagctattttggtgggtgttaagtaccatctataaaacatcttgATTAGGTTTTCCCTCAATACttcacaggctgtaaatttccagTTCTTTCGCCATAGTTCTTCCCATGCTGTTAAGTGAATGGTTTTCCCAATATCTAAAGCCCACTTGATCATTACCTCCTTGACCTGTTCATCTTTGACCTCCCACTCCAATAATGTATCATGCATTTTTGATATTACCTTGGATTTGTTTTGTAATAACACCTTTTCTAATAATGAAGGTTCGTTTGAGAAATCTTTtttcttatctgtcctgaacACTTCATGCAACTGATGGCATTGGATCCAACCCATAAGGTGTTTAATTTCCTCATTATTTTTAACTACCAATATATTGTCTTTTTCCTTAATCAGATCTTTATATGTGGCCCATTCTAATtccataattttcttttttattgtaattgctTCTAGAGGTGATGCCCACCATGGTGTTTTTGCTTCTAGGAgatccttatattttgtccatGTTTTATATAATGATTTCCTTATGACATGGTTCATGCCATTCTCATCCCCCGGAGTTTTTGCACCACAAACCTTTGATGAAAGATGTGCAACGCCTCTTCAGTGACCTTTATCTGAAAATGTCAGTCAGAAAAGAGGGCTGAATGCATAAtgaggataacaacaacaacaagaagcaacCAGAGAGAGCAACGAAAGGCAATGGAgtaagaaaggaagcagaactgaagAGAGAATTTGATACTGCAAGGCATAGAAGCTGGGCTGATATAGACTACACCTTCAATCATAAAATAAGACACATTGCTGTGCAGGGTGGGGGAATCAAATAACCTAGTCCCCTCCCCTCAATGTATGCACTGACATTAGTCTAAAAATACCAGTGGTGTGGTAAATTGCAAAGAGACCTGGCCTTACAATGGACCATATGGGCTTCAAAGTGCTGTATTTGATCATGAAAGAGCATGTAAAAGTCAGTGCACAGAATAGGAACACTTTGTACTTGCTTTACTTTGTTTATCCCTCCTAGGTATTTTCAGAAGCAGATGTTTCCATGGGTAACTGATTAAAAAGTAAACAGATCTCAAGGTTATGGTGGGGCAAAGCACACAAGCCCCCCATTTTCCCACAAAAAAGGCTTATTTATAGATGG carries:
- the MC5R gene encoding melanocortin receptor 5, with translation MNSSNQPSIPDLNLSALGSNLTVPTVKTKASTCEQVVIATEVFLILGIVSLLENILVICAIVKNKNLHSPMYFFVCSLAVADMLVSVSNAWETITIYLLNNRHLIIEDVFVRHIDNVFDSLICISVVASMCSLLAIAVDRYITIFYALRYHNIMTVKRSGLIIACIWTFCTGCGIIFILYYESKYVVMCLITMFFTMLFLMVSLYIHMFLLARTHVKRIAALPGYNSVHQRTSMKGAITLTMLLGIFIVCWAPFFLHLILMISCPQNLYCICFMSHFNMYLILIMCNSVIDPLIYAFRSQEMRKTFKEIICCYSIRMVCGLPSKY